The following proteins are co-located in the uncultured Draconibacterium sp. genome:
- a CDS encoding AURKAIP1/COX24 domain-containing protein, with amino-acid sequence MPSGKKRKRHKMATHKRKKRLRKNRHKKKK; translated from the coding sequence ATGCCAAGCGGAAAGAAAAGAAAGAGACATAAGATGGCCACTCATAAACGCAAAAAAAGATTGCGTAAGAACAGGCACAAGAAGAAGAAATAA
- a CDS encoding HU family DNA-binding protein encodes MTKADIVNEISKETGIEKVTVQKTVEAFMETVKDSLVDGKNVYLRGFGSFVVKKRAEKTARNISKNTTIIIPAHNIPSFKPAKTFVSQVKNQVK; translated from the coding sequence ATGACTAAGGCAGATATTGTAAATGAAATTTCTAAAGAAACAGGAATTGAGAAAGTAACTGTTCAAAAAACAGTTGAAGCTTTTATGGAAACCGTAAAAGATTCATTGGTTGATGGTAAAAATGTTTACCTGAGAGGTTTCGGTAGTTTTGTTGTGAAAAAAAGAGCAGAAAAAACAGCTAGAAATATTTCTAAGAACACCACCATCATTATTCCTGCACACAATATTCCTTCGTTTAAACCAGCGAAAACATTTGTATCACAAGTTAAAAATCAAGTAAAATAA